In Canis lupus dingo isolate Sandy chromosome 1, ASM325472v2, whole genome shotgun sequence, a single genomic region encodes these proteins:
- the LOC112644561 gene encoding uncharacterized protein LOC112644561, giving the protein MAVASRQHLPPQGVKAAARRPRRSPGDTCLHKASRLQQGGPRARALGTAFPSLAGLLWGRRRAPFLPDASALFLPDASAHFLPNTSAPFLPDANAPFPPDASAPFPPNTSAPFLPDASAFPTRCKRLSYQMQVLLFHQIQVLLSYQMQAPFLPDASAFPIRCKCSFPTRYKYHKRIGVIEVMIDIVKDHEITPREADHPTVSSVGIVTKFSKPKIRTHGLPRTQEQRDKPHEEIIHEASRTSCRRFPSCSSGREIFRGHSQVKTRPLPRIWAKKPSVPPAETEADAVLDWRRRSVSQYSSGTSLHLLPKGGHPSRSFAVPHVSTTWSLLHFHEESLLSSFT; this is encoded by the exons ATGGCCGTGGCCTCCAGGCAACACCTGCCTCCGCAAGGCGTCAAGGCTGCAGCAAGGAGGCCCAGGCGCAGCCCAGGCGACACCTGCCTCCACAAGGCGTCAAGGCTGCAGCAAGGAGGCCCGCGTGCGCGTGCGCTAGGGACGGCCTTCCCCTCCCTTGCAGGCCTCCTCTGGGGCCGCCGCCGTGCTCCTTTCCTACCAGATGCAAGTGCTCTTTTCCTACCAGATGCAAGTGCTCATTTCCTACCAAATACAAGTGCTCCGTTCCTACCAGATGCAAATGCTCCTTTCCCACCAGATGCAAGTGCTCCTTTCCCACCAAATACAAGTGCTCCTTTCCTACCAGATGCAAGCGCCTTTCCTACCAGATGCAAGCGCCTTTCCTACCAGATGCAAGTGCTCCTTTTCCACCAAATACAAGTGCTCCTTTCCTACCAGATGCAAGCGCCTTTCCTACCAGATGCAAGCGCCTTTCCTATCAGATGCAAGTGCTCCTTTCCTACCAGATACAAGTATCACAAAAGAATTGGAGTGATTGAAGTTATGATAGACATTGTTAAG GACCATGAGATTACCCCCAGAGAAGCTGACCACCCCACAGTTTCTTCCGTTGGTATAGTGACCAAATTCTCCAAACCAAAAATCAGGACACATGGCTTGCCGCGTACTCAAGAACAAAGGGACAAACCCCATGAAG AGATCATCCATGAAGCCTCAAGAACTTCGTGTCGGCGGTTCCCAAGCTGTAGTTCAGGGCGGGAGATCTTCCGCGGGCACTCACAGGTAAAAACGAGACCACTACCACGTATCTGGGCCAAGAAACCGTCGGTGCCCCCAGCCGAGACGGAGGCGGATGCAGTCCTGGACTGGAGACGACGCTCAGTAAGCCAGTACTCTTCCGGGACCTCTCTGCACCTGCTCCCCAAAGGGGGCCATCCCAGTAGAAGCTTCGCTGTTCCTCACGTTTCCACCACGTGGTCACTGCTTCATTTCCATGAGGAATCCCTTCTTTCCAGCTTCACTTAA